One Trachemys scripta elegans isolate TJP31775 chromosome 4, CAS_Tse_1.0, whole genome shotgun sequence genomic region harbors:
- the RPS13 gene encoding 40S ribosomal protein S13, giving the protein MGRMHAPGKGLSQSALPYRRSVPTWLKLTSDDVKEQIYKLAKKGLTPSQIGVILRDSHGVAQVRFVTGNKILRILKSKGLAPDLPEDLYHLIKKAVAVRKHLERNRKDKDAKFRLILIESRIHRLARYYKTKRVLPPNWKYESSTASALVA; this is encoded by the exons ATGGGTCGCATGCACGCTCCGGG GAAGGGCCTGTCCCAGTCAGCCTTGCCCTATAGGCGCAGTGTGCCCACA tgGTTAAAACTAACTTCTGATGATGTAAAAGAACAGATCTACAAACTGGCTAAGAAAGGTCTGACTCCCTCACAGATTG GTGTAATCTTAAGGGACTCTCATGGTGTCGCCCAAGTTCGTTTTGTCACTGGCAACAAAATTTTAAGGATCCTTAAGTCCAAGGGACTTGCCCCAGACCTTCCAGAGGATCTGTACCACTTGATCAAGAAAGCTGTTGCTGTTCGTAAACATCTTGAGAGAAACAGAAAG gaTAAAGATGCCAAATTTCGTCTGATTCTGATTGAGAGCAGAATTCACAGGCTGGCTCGCTATTACAAGACCAAGAGAGTACTGCCACCCAACTGGAAGTA cGAGTCATCCACTGCCTCTGCTCTGGTCGCATAA